The sequence below is a genomic window from Scatophagus argus isolate fScaArg1 chromosome 8, fScaArg1.pri, whole genome shotgun sequence.
AGAATGGGATGAGATGTAACGTGAACGCCACGCCAAATATTatttactttccttttttttggaACACTGCAGTATTCAGTTATTAAATGTTcagtgagaaaagaaacactTCGGTCATTATTTGAAGCTTCCACTACAtgacaacaataaaatgtaCATACAGGAGCTCCTGTAGTTTGCAGTGAGGACTGTGTAGTGCTTTACACAGTTTCATTAATCCTTCGTCCCCGATCTGATTACACATCATGTTTAACCCGGACAGCTGAGAGGTGCCTGAGGTCAGGACAGACACCAGATCTTCACAGCTTGACTCTGTCAGTCTGCATGCTAAAAGGCTATGTAAATcgaaagaaaaatacaaaagtttTATTAACAGAACTCAGTGATTTTCAATTTACAAGAATGTCTTGAGCTAATCTTACTTTAATTTCTGCAGCTTGCAGTTTCTGAGTCCAGTGCAAAGGATTTTGAACTTTTCATCTCCGAGGCGGGTGTGAGAGAGATCCAGTTCCTTGGTGATCCCTCTGCTCAGGGCAGAGGCCAGATGAGGGACAGCCTCAGTACTCAAGGAGCTGTCTGACAAGCTGGGGGACATAACAGAGCGATCTTACATATTACAGCAGACTGAATATATAAAAGGAAATGTTCCTGGACATACAAATTTTTACCATGACTTACTTTATTTCATGTGACAAGCTCATAGTTGGAACCAGCACCTCTGCTTTCTCCTTTGTCAAATTCCTTGTACGGTAAAGATTCAAACTCTGCATCTCTCCAAGGCACGTGACAACATAATTCAGAGCTACACAGTCCTGGAGGCTCAGGTCTCCATAGCTGATGCCTATTCGTGCTGAGGGGTTGATGATCTCTTTTACCAAACTCTCATTTTGAGCTTGATGAAGCAGATGGAAGCAGCGGTGATGCTTGTCTTTGTAATATCCCTTCAGTGTCACCTCTGAGCTGCTTTTAAACCAGCCTTTGAAATCCATGATCTGATCAGAGTTCATCTCCCCCAGCAGGGTCTCCAGGGGTCTGCGCTGAACTGGCTCTGAGAGCGCTGACAAGAAGATATCTAGAAACTCTGCATGACCTTTGTGCTTTTCCAACATCTTCTCAACACCCTCATCGGTTGACTCGtccaaaaagaaagacacagcCATGAGGAAGTCCCGCATCAGGTgagaggggaaggagaaagCACTTCTATCTGAATGGTCACCATCTACCTGCAGGAAAACGCCAGTTGAGGTGGGAAACCGTTGCAAACCAAAGGAATCCATTTCTTCTTTGGTACAGCTCGAATACTGGTCAAGGGAGCAGTGAGACGCCATCTTGCCGAGGGCCAACACTAATTCTCTGTTGCAGGTCTCGTTCAGCGAGAGCGGCTGGATCAGGTGGACCAGAATAGCTACATACAGCTGAGATAAAGTCTCAGGAAGTTTTGCTCCAGCATCCATCAGTGACTTGTAAATAGAACAAACTGTCCAACAGAATCTCGGGGATGTACAGATATCATAAAAGCCAAGAGTCCTTTCCATGTGCATTAGTGCTTCGTTGGCAGTAGCTGGGTCTGTAAGGAACTTGTTAAAATAGGCCTCTCTTTGTGGCTTCAGAAACCCCAACACTTCCACTCGGGTGCCACTCAGAAAGTTCAGACATTCTGTTGGCCTTGTTGCCACCACAAAGGCAGCTCCTTTCAGCAGTGACCCATGAAGCAAGCTGGCCACTAGACAGGACAGTGAGGCCAGCTGGCTGGGGTCAGAGCAGAGGGTGTGGGCAGAGGGGTCCAGGCTCTCTTTGCACTGATCCAGatcatcaaaaacaaacaacacatccGCAGGCTTCTGTACAACAAGGTGCATGGACTCAGGAGGGATATGTCCGTGATGGTGGAGCAGCAATGTCTCCAAGGATAGAGTCCCGCTAAGAGACTTTAACTCCCTGAACCGGAAATGCAAAACATAAGAAAAGCTTTGAAGGTGTTCTCCTTTTGCCCAGTCCAAGACGAGTTTCTCCAAAGCAGTGGTTTTACCTGATCCTTCAGAACCGATCAgtatgacatttttgatttcatCAGACAGTGCAGCTCTGACGGCATCATCAAGAGAGGGCAAGTTGTCTTTCACACTTCCGTCTGTTGTCTGAGCTTCAGAAGTCAGGGGGGGTAcgtatttattgttgtttataaCACTGACTGGCAGCTGCCCACCAAGAAGTGTAGACATGTCCTCTGACAGCTTATGAGTCAGCACGGTGTTTTTGTCCATTGTGTAAATCACTGAGTAAAGGCCTTCAAAAAAATTATAGTCTTACGAGGTTTAATTCTGTACTTTTAAAGCTGTCTATCCACATTTGAGATACAAGACACAAAA
It includes:
- the si:ch73-233m11.2 gene encoding NACHT, LRR and PYD domains-containing protein 12; this encodes MDKNTVLTHKLSEDMSTLLGGQLPVSVINNNKYVPPLTSEAQTTDGSVKDNLPSLDDAVRAALSDEIKNVILIGSEGSGKTTALEKLVLDWAKGEHLQSFSYVLHFRFRELKSLSGTLSLETLLLHHHGHIPPESMHLVVQKPADVLFVFDDLDQCKESLDPSAHTLCSDPSQLASLSCLVASLLHGSLLKGAAFVVATRPTECLNFLSGTRVEVLGFLKPQREAYFNKFLTDPATANEALMHMERTLGFYDICTSPRFCWTVCSIYKSLMDAGAKLPETLSQLYVAILVHLIQPLSLNETCNRELVLALGKMASHCSLDQYSSCTKEEMDSFGLQRFPTSTGVFLQVDGDHSDRSAFSFPSHLMRDFLMAVSFFLDESTDEGVEKMLEKHKGHAEFLDIFLSALSEPVQRRPLETLLGEMNSDQIMDFKGWFKSSSEVTLKGYYKDKHHRCFHLLHQAQNESLVKEIINPSARIGISYGDLSLQDCVALNYVVTCLGEMQSLNLYRTRNLTKEKAEVLVPTMSLSHEINLSDSSLSTEAVPHLASALSRGITKELDLSHTRLGDEKFKILCTGLRNCKLQKLNLLACRLTESSCEDLVSVLTSGTSQLSGLNMMCNQIGDEGLMKLCKALHSPHCKLQELLLHSCDLTAVSMEALSAALCSGPSELRKVDLNLNSIGLSGVKALCKFLQHPLCKLQSLSFFDCELTGECCSHLMEALMSEHCCLSELQLSVNDLGQEGALLLCQALSRPECPVVTLGLVRCELTQLVFKELGSVLRSGTSQLKSLSVGINQVGDDGVKHLLDAVAHPDCLLEELDLEMTGLTDACVEDLCAAIRASQRLKSLELRNNSLTDASVPALVQVMQESQTIQKMNLKYNDFSEKVFDIMYECDKISY